A stretch of Brassica napus cultivar Da-Ae chromosome C6, Da-Ae, whole genome shotgun sequence DNA encodes these proteins:
- the LOC106404289 gene encoding meiosis-specific protein ASY2-like, whose product MPMSVRSFEEMTSITDMKGGTYSVKMRPNCNVCAVGHPMSPVYPEDFLKSVRAVALLQIYRWSEITVGRIRELKDRIARNAFSRREWRSDLPTVLPIRTKRLDIFLKDIQKQVSEAKRMGTLPDLSAILPTQLGLASGEGPSTAVPRAGEVPPSGARNAGKGKKRKRGGSGVEGSAEEASDVPPSGEPQKKKKKRTKKPVDEQSENPEEPTEIEEGDEVGGGEESETPLNATRPDGSEEDSGESPLLIRRHNDDVGDEARSPILASSREGTPVPIGEGAAQIGTSSRGSAILRRVPGVNFPDKVSFHYEGPAPLVYVPEKCGEFLRQLRGRAKPLPAVKDLIFGSEYEEAARAKLLGDSATNVVIDKYDTAMKGALGELELVKKEQAEREETSARQLNASRADAERLNGMVARIIARRDELKAELEASRGVVRELERKNAGLENEKVSLAAPHEREMRRLRYSRILEVTRERGRVEAEMAAKANRRFARIRSREERRGPYEEARLLHSQAFGTRKCLEALKRAGSDISQATIEIFAEQEKKYEQEAEKLRVGEIPEEDLTLSPLVLDSQFVDARILASLDPYGSNAGLIDPETAASLHVPPTHPTEARREDPTPLLEGPLVDPEIVPRSDEARVSPAARESSVRASELSVLNDRESDRED is encoded by the exons ATGCCGATGAGCGTCAGGTCGTTCGAGGAGATGACCTCGATAACCGACATGAAGGGCGGAACCTATTCGGTGAAGATGCGACCAAACTGCAATGTGTGTGCCG TTGGCCATCCTATGTCTCCAGTCTACCCCGAGGATTTCCTGAAGAGCGTTCGAGCCGTCGCTTTGCTTCAAATCTACCGTTGGTCCGAAATTACCGTCGGGAGGATTCGCGAGCTTAAGGACCGGATCGCTCGAAATGCGTTCTCTCGCC GAGAGTGGAGATCTGATCTTCCGACCGTTCTTCCTATTCGCACCAAGCGACTAGACATCTTCCTGAAGGACATCCAGAAGCAAGTTTCTGAAGCAAAGAGGATGGGAACTCTTCCTGATTTGAGCGCGATATTACCCACCCAGCTGGGGCTGGCCAGCGGGGAAGGACCCTCGACGGCGGTTCCTCGCGCTGGTGAGGTTCCCCCTTCTGGTGCTAGAAACGCAGGGAAGGGTAAAAAAAGGAAGAGGGGCGGCTCGGGAGTCGAGGGGAGCGCCGAGGAGGCGAGCGACGTTCCTCCTTCTGGCGAAccccagaagaagaagaagaagaggacaaaGAAGCCCGTTGATGAGCAGTCGGAGAATCCCGAGGAACCAACTGAGATTGAGGAGGGTGat GAAGTTGGTGGAGGGGAGGAATCTGAAACTCCTCTTAATGCCACCCGTCCGGACGGTTCTGAAGAAGACAGCGGAGAGTCGCCGCTTTTGATCAGGAGGCATAACGACGATGTTGGGGATGAGGCGCGATCTCCTATTCTGGCGTCTTCTCGCGAGGGAACTCCGGTTCCCATTGGAGAAGGGGCCGCTCAGATCGGCACTTCTTCTCGCGGCTCCGCTATCTTGAGGAGGGTGCCTGGAGTCAACTTTCCGGACAAGGTTTCGTTTCACTACGAGGGACCGGCCCCTCTAGTGTACGTTCCCGAGAAGTGCGGAGAGTTCCTTCGCCAACTAAGGGGGAGGGCGAAACCTCTGCCCGCTGTGAAGGACCTCATCTTCGGGAGTGAATACGAGGAAGCTGCGAGGGCCAAGCTGCTG GGGGATAGCGCGACGAACGTCGTGATTGATAAGTACGACACTGCCATGAAGGGAGCTTTGGGCGAACTCGAGCTGGTTAAGAAGGAGCAAGCGGAGAGAGAGGAAACTTCTGCTCGCCAGCTGAATGCATCGAGGGCTGACGCCGAGAGGCTTAACGGGATGGTTGCTCGCATTATTGCTCGAAGAGACGAGCTCAAAGCCGAGTTGGAGGCATCCCGAGGAGTCGTCCGTGAGCTCGAGCGGAAGAACGCCGGACTTGAGAACGAGAAGGTTTCGCTCGCTGCGCCTCATGAAAGAGAGATGAGGCGCCTTAGATATTCCAGAATCCTGGAAGTGACGAGGGAAAGAGGAAGAGTTGAGGCCGAGATGGCCGCGAAAGCTAATCGTCGCTTCGCTAGGATTCGCTCCCGAGAAGAGCGACGAGGTCCCTATGAGGAGGCCCGGTTGCTTCATAGCCAAGCCTTCGGAACCAGGAAATGCCTTGAGGCCTTGAAGAGGGCTGGGAGCGACATCTCGCAAGCTACTATCGAGATATTCGCCGAGCAAGAAAAGAAATATGAGCAGGAAGCCGAGAAGCTTAGGGTGGGTGAGATACCCGAGGAAGATCTCACACTTTCTCCTCTCGTATTGGACTCTCAGTTTGTGGATGCTCGAATCTTGGCGAGTCTCGATCCTTATGGGTCCAACGCCGGCTTGATCGATCCGGAGACTGCAGCGAGTCTTCACGTTCCGCCTACTCATCCGACTGAAGCGCGGCGCGAAGACCCGACGCCTCTTCTTGAAGGCCCTTTGGTTGATCCAGAGATCGTCCCGAGATCAGACGAAGCGCGTGTTTCTCCGGCCGCTCGTGAGTCGAGCGTCAGGGCTTCGGAGCTCTCCGTCCTCAACGATCGTGAAAGCGACCGGGAGGACTAG